The stretch of DNA ATGGTCGGGGTTGTCGAGAAGGCGATCCGCGAATCGGATCTCGGCCTGAACCCGGCGTCGCACGGCGACGTGATCCGCGTGCCGATGCCCGCGCTGACCGAAGAGCGCCGCCGCGAGCTGACCAAGGTGGTCCGCGGCGAAGGCGAGACCGCGAAGGTCGCGGTGCGCAACCTGCGCCGCGACGCGAACGAGCAACTGAAGAAGCTCGTGAAGGACAAGGAAATTTCCGAGGACGACGAGCGCCGCGCGAACGACGAAGTGCAGAAGCTGACGGACCGCTTCGTCGCGGAGATCGACAAGCTCGTGCAGACGAAGGAAGCCGAGATCATGACGGTTTGAGGCGGCGACGCCTTCTGTACCGTCACGCACAGTCTCCTTTCTTTATCGCAGCTATAGTCCGACGGCCATGACCTATACCAGCTCAACCGTTCGAGTGCCCGACGTGGCGGCCGTGCCGCGCCACATCGCGATCATCATGGACGGCAATGGCCGTTGGGCGACGCAACGCCGCCTGCCGCGCGTCGCCGGTCACACGCGCGGCGTCGACGCCGTGCGCGCGGCCGTCGAGGCATGCGCGAAGCGCGGCGTCGAATATCTGACGCTGTTCGCATTCAGTTCGGAGAACTGGCGGCGTCCGACCGACGAGGTGTCGTTCCTGATGCGCCTCTTCGTGACCGCGCTGGAGCGCGAGGTCGGCAAGCTGCACGCGAACGGCATCCGGCTGCGCGTGGTCGGCGACCTGTCGATGTTCGACTCGCGCATCCAGGACCTGATCCGCCGCGCGGAAACGCGGACCGCGCGCAACACGCGACTCACGCTGACGATCGCGGCGAATTACGGCGGCCGCTGGGACATCATGCAGGCGA from Paraburkholderia caballeronis encodes:
- the frr gene encoding ribosome recycling factor, which codes for MALADIKKGAEQKMQRSIEAFKNDLSKIRTGRAHTGLLDHIQVDYYGSPVPISQVANLTLVDARTIGVQPWEKKMVGVVEKAIRESDLGLNPASHGDVIRVPMPALTEERRRELTKVVRGEGETAKVAVRNLRRDANEQLKKLVKDKEISEDDERRANDEVQKLTDRFVAEIDKLVQTKEAEIMTV
- the uppS gene encoding polyprenyl diphosphate synthase, with the protein product MTYTSSTVRVPDVAAVPRHIAIIMDGNGRWATQRRLPRVAGHTRGVDAVRAAVEACAKRGVEYLTLFAFSSENWRRPTDEVSFLMRLFVTALEREVGKLHANGIRLRVVGDLSMFDSRIQDLIRRAETRTARNTRLTLTIAANYGGRWDIMQATRKLVEEAARTGEPAPITEDSFAQHLAMAYAPEPDLFIRTGGEQRISNFLLWQLAYTEFYFTDTYWPDFDADALAHAISSYAERERRFGRTSAQLEPQSQDADSLSC